The segment ATCTATCCTCTGTCTCTTTATGTTTCGTTTCTGACACTTCATGTCTGCAAAATTGTTCTGTTCATTCGGCAGATCAAATATTCGCATTTAGATATAGCTGGTAGACCAGTTGTTGTGCTCGAAAAGAACAACGTTGTCCCAGATCACAATCAGAATATACAGGTACATATAATACATCTGACTACTATTATTCTATAGCCAACACCTTCATAGTTTAACTGGTGAAGAGATGTGTCTTTTGTGCAGGTCTACTATAAGTTCAGCAACATCAATCTGCTGAGTGAGCCATTGATGTTAATCTCTggcttttttgttttgttcatcaCTTGCATCATTTACACGCGGGCTGACTTCTCCATCTCCAAGTCCTCTGTCACTTAATGCACTTGTAAACTACCATTAGTCTACAtgat is part of the Raphanus sativus cultivar WK10039 chromosome 5, ASM80110v3, whole genome shotgun sequence genome and harbors:
- the LOC130512450 gene encoding dolichyl-diphosphooligosaccharide--protein glycosyltransferase subunit 1A-like, with product MVSKSTHFSKRVYQDTIATDGLFDNLYEKEIVSIVCRLLEQGLEPQRAFSSSNHKLSVTTPFAVKQSHEIKYSHLDIAGRPVVVLEKNNVVPDHNQNIQVYYKFSNINLLSEPLMLISGFFVLFITCIIYTRADFSISKSSVT